In a genomic window of Lycium ferocissimum isolate CSIRO_LF1 chromosome 9, AGI_CSIRO_Lferr_CH_V1, whole genome shotgun sequence:
- the LOC132029579 gene encoding uncharacterized protein LOC132029579: MDNNPTAIVPYHDPFDDSSSSVAQISLFDQNPTIFISVNDDVDGGFGVSDYDPFADPILFDIPYECSNYLVGNSTNDDGGVSATNNCQILREITHSDGSQIYKLEIYGTLGRISHAVVEKYTMDFSFQSHVSSQTFDFSNDSTRHVKQFLVQYFEACKREGHILLQDPFCDFYDALGVGSDGGDCLDIDSLLQLSPTNSRDSQMNQQEMKNESEANGDDLRHEKIPLSAQRERTGKLRLKDFAGYLHLPIETAAKKLNICPTVMKKVCRRDGLSRWPYRKIKSVRRKISQREKSLSSNDVEERASAKADIAKLEQELASIFEAFVN; encoded by the exons ATGGACAATAATCCAACAGCCATTGTGCCTTATCATGACCCTTTTgatgattcttcttcttctgttgCCCAAATTTCACTCTTTGATCAAAATCCAACAATTTTCATTTCtgttaatgatgatgttgatggtGGTTTTGGCGTCTCTGACTATGATCCATTTGCTGATCCAATTTTGTTTGATATTCCTTATGAATGTAGCAATTATTTGGTTGGAAATAGTACTAATGATGACGGTGGAGTTTCGGCGACTAATAATTGCCAAATTCTAAGAGAAATAACTCATTCTGATG GCTCGCAGATATATAAGCTTGAAATTTATGGAACACTAGGAAGGATCAGTCATGCAGTTGTTGAGAAATACACAAtggatttttcttttcaaagcCATGTGTCATCCCAAACATTTGA TTTTAGCAACGATAGTACAAGGCATGTGAAGCAATTTTTAGTTCAATATTTTGAGGCGTGTAAGCGTGAAGGTCACATTTTGCTGCAAGATCCATTCTGTGATTTCTATGATGCTTTAGGTGTTGGATCTGATGGTGGTGATTGTCTTGACATTGATAGTCTACTTCAGTTATCTCCAACAAATTCGC GTGATAGCCAAATGAACCAgcaagaaatgaaaaatgaaagcgAGGCCAATGGAGATGACTTGAGACATGAAAAGATCCCCCTTTCAGCACAG AGGGAAAGAACTGGAAAGTTGAGATTGAAAGACTTTGCAGGATATCTCCATCTTCCTATTGAAACAGCAGCTAAGAAATTGAATATATGTCCTACCGTGATGAAGAAGGTTTGTCGAAGGGATGGCTTGTCAAGATGGCCCTATAGAAAG ATTAAAAGTGTTAGGAGGAAGATATCGCAGAGAGAAAAAAGTTTAAGCTCTAATGATGTTGAAGAGAGGGCGAGTGCAAAGGCAGACATAGCGAAGCTGGAACAGGAACTTGCCAGCATTTTTGAAGCATTCGTTAACTAG
- the LOC132029577 gene encoding uncharacterized protein LOC132029577: MFTTRNPLEMSVLKLITLVDQCWIYMKLLRLLKKYFCSIFKKKKQMANVEKVVGVKKVRQKDPDGWDVTMPLPGDIIEGVAELAADDDSSFVQAKAWSELTLFLGKIAGHFIWLKVRRGESTLKLRGYVLVERRRSNLQKRFVVRAPSDHRHLAVIAELTLARCTELQEMSRRMVNSGSRGYNQMGLQYDWKMKVGTYLPDSRSTVVSSIVFMPLAREYRVEATIVRTMAWFSAAVSSGIPLVFVNIQTEQISNLERRNTSGKDLTWSRQLDGYVGNQSAQGVRLWYLPGIAEVPLELTPGPGETRFGIDIKRTDEGFVRIYSVAKGTAAERAGLVHLFEQGKQSKHHLVISRLEGKSLLPSTVSPEGLIYCCDHADIKETLNLVMERSESIRLHIMSWPDQTTQNTTRSIGAAALMPPN, translated from the exons ATGTTCACAACTAGAAATCCCCTAGAGATGTCCGTGTTGAAGTTGATCACATTGGTTGATCAGTGCTGGATATATATGAAGCTATTGCGGCTACTCAAGAAATACTTTTGTTCtattttcaagaagaagaagcagatgGCGAATGTTGAGAAAGTTGTTGGTGTGAAGAAAGTGAGGCAAAAAGATCCAGATGGATGGGATGTGACGATGCCACTCCCGGGAGACATCATAGAAGGCGTTGCTGAATTAGCTGCTGATGATGACTCCTCCTTTGTTCAGGCCAAGGCATGGTCAGAGTTAACCTTATTTCTTGGTAAAATTGCTGGACATTTCATTTGGTTGAAAGTTAGAAGGGGAGAGAGCACACTTAAACTCAGAGGatatgtcttagttgaaagacGTCGTTCCAATCTGCAGAAAAGGTTTGTTGTTAGAGCACCATCTGATCACAGACATCTTGCTGTTATAGCTGAATTAACTTTGGCACGTTGCACTGAACTCCAGG AAATGAGCAGAAGAATGGTTAATTCAGGCTCACGCGGGTATAACCAAATGGGATTACAATATGACTGGAAGATGAAGGTGGGAACGTATCTACCAGATTCTCGTTCTACAGTTGTTAGCTCCATCGTTTTCATGCCTCTGGCAAGAGAGTATAGAGTAGAAGCCACAATAGTTCGTACCATGGCCTGGTTTTCAGCAGCAGTATCTTCAGGAATCCCTCTTGTATTCGTTAATATTCAAACCGAGCAAATTAGCAATTTG GAGAGGAGAAACACCAGTGGAAAAGATCTCACTTGGAGTAGGCAACTAGATGGCTATGTTGGTAACCAGTCCGCACAAGGTGTAAGGCTATGGTATCTACCAGGAATTGCAGAGGTTCCACTTGAATTAACACCTGGACCAGGAGAAACCAGATTTGGAATCGATATTAAACGAACAGATGAA GGATTTGTCCGTATTTATTCAGTAGCAAAGGGGACAGCTGCAGAACGAGCTGGTTTAGTGCATTTATTTGAGCAGGGAAAACAAAGCAAGCACCATCTAGTGATCTCAAGGCTAGAAGGAAAGAGTCTTTTGCCATCAACTGTTAGCCCAGAAGGTCTAATATACTGCTGTGATCATGCTGATATTAAGGAAACTCTCAACTTAGTAATGGAAAGAAGTGAAAGTATTAGACTGCATATCATGTCTTGGCCTGATCAGACAACTCAAAATACCACACGATCAATTGGCGCTGCAGCTCTTATGCCTCCAAATTGA
- the LOC132031562 gene encoding extensin-like yields MALLQSLLLHLSLVILLSSTSIVTVVSFPGSLWFMYQSPPPPPPFHYTYPSPRPRHHHHKHKCPPPPLSYTYKSPPPPPPVYRYKSPPPPSTVYKSPPPPSPVYKYRSPPPPPSPIYKYKSPSPPPPLYKYKSPLPPSPVYRCKSPPPPFPLYKYRSPPPPSPIYEYRSLPPPLLYKYKSPPPSPVYKYKSPPPPSPVYKHRSPPPPPPVYMYRSPPPPLSYYHYVSPPPPPKHHHHRRHRHHHHHHHSPKWSPYPYIYYQSPPPPPKHY; encoded by the coding sequence ATGGCACTCCTACAATCCCTTCTCCTTCACTTGTCCTTAGTTATCTTATTGTCATCAACATCTATAGTCACCGTAGTTTCCTTCCCTGGCAGCTTATGGTTTATGTACCagtctcctcctcctcctcctcccttTCACTACACATACCCGTCCCCAAGGCCACGTCACCATCATCACAAGCATAAATGCCCACCTCCGCCACTTTCATATACCTACAAATCACCACCACCTCCGCCGCCCGTCTACCGATACAagtcaccaccaccaccatcgaCTGTTTATAagtcaccaccaccaccatcgcCTGTTTACAAGTACAggtcaccaccaccaccccccTCGCCTATCTACAAGTACAAgtcaccatcaccaccaccaccccttTACAAGTACAAGTCACCGCTACCACCATCGCCCGTTTACAGATGCAagtcaccaccaccaccatttcCCCTTTACAAGTACAGGTCACCACCACCACCCTCGCCCATCTACGAGTACAGGTCACTACCACCACCACTCCTTTACAAGTACAAGTCACCACCACCATCGCCCGTTTACAAATACAAGTCACCACCACCACCGTCACCCGTTTACAAGCACAggtcaccaccaccaccacctcctGTTTACATGTACcgatcaccaccaccaccactatcTTATTATCATTACGTTTCGCCTCCACCACCACCTAAGCATCACCATCATCGCCGTCACCGtcaccatcaccatcaccaccacAGTCCCAAATGGTCACCATATCCATATATTTATTACCAGTCCCCACCGCCGCCGCCTAAACATTACTAG